The genome window GATCCCTCATATGTTCTTGTAGCTCTGCCAACTTTGTTCTAGCATCCAGGATCCTGCCTTTAACTTTGGAGAATTCCTCAGAGTTCAATGCCTTCATTTCTTCCTTGACCTTCTTCAACTTCAACCACACCCTCTTCATATAGGTTGCAGCCACAGTTTGTCTCCATCCTCTCTCAACATTAGTTAAAGAATATCGATGTTCTGCCAAATGGTTCAGGAATTTGAATGGCCTAGGTCTGCTACTTAGAGTTTCAGTAACGTTGATACAAAGAGGTGAATAGTCAGAAAATTTAGTAACCATAATCTCTACATCTACTTGAGGTAGACTAGTCATCCATTCTGTATGAACTAGAGCTCTATCTATTCTGCCGAAGATATGACTGTTTGTCCAAGTGAAGTCTTGGCCAATTGTTCTTAGCTCACACATTCCTGAATCCACAATGAAATCATTAAAATAAGTAGTTTCTGATTCTAGCACTGGATTACCAGTAATTCTGTCTTCGGGATTTAGAACTATGTTGAAATCTCCCATAATGAGCCATCGCCTTTGCATTCCATTCCTTAAGTCTCTAAGGTGTGTCCATAAGCTTCTCCTATCCTCTACAGTATGTAAACCATAGGTAGCAGTAAAGAAAAATTCTACAGGCATAGATGAACTTTTCACCGATCCGTGTATTGTTTGATTTGTCATGGAAATCAGCTCATATTCTACTTTATTTGCATCCCATAGGACCCAGATCCTACCCCTACTGCTATACTTATAATTGGCTTCGCAGTCCCACCCTCTTGCAATTTTCCCAATTATACCACTTGCTTTGTTTCATTTACCCTGTTCTCCAGAATAGCTATGATACTAACTTTATTTTCTATAATAAAGGACTTAAGTTCTTTTTGTTTATACACTTTATTCAGCCCCCTTACATTCCAAGTAATGAACTTCATTGAGTAGACAATAT of Nicotiana tomentosiformis chromosome 7, ASM39032v3, whole genome shotgun sequence contains these proteins:
- the LOC104104988 gene encoding uncharacterized protein → MTNQTIHGSVKSSSMPVEFFFTATYGLHTVEDRRSLWTHLRDLRNGMQRRWLIMGDFNIVLNPEDRITGNPVLESETTYFNDFIVDSGMCELRTIGQDFTWTNSHIFGRIDRALVHTEWMTSLPQVDVEIMVTKFSDYSPLCINVTETLSSRPRPFKFLNHLAEHRYSLTNVERGWRQTVAATYMKRVWLKLKKVKEEMKALNSEEFSKVKGRILDARTKLAELQEHMRDHTHDVSLFETERNLKKEIEKWSMVEESIYRQKFRIQWLQIGESNTTFFFANMKNRTAHNHINKLQTSTGNWIQTEAEIT